The Lewinellaceae bacterium genome includes a region encoding these proteins:
- a CDS encoding radical SAM protein: MSQKILLITPPFTQLNTPYPATAYLKGFLNTQHIESYQADLGIEVILDLFSSKGLEELFETIDLQKVSLSDNARRILHLKKYYLQTIDEVIAFLQDKNPTLAHIICDGTYLPEAFRFQQLDDIEWAFGTMGIRDKARHLATLYLEDISDLIREVVDPHFGFSRYAEQLGLAMVSFDDMHTALQEPDTQVSRILVERLEAKITQYQPDVVCLSIPFPGNLFGGLKCGQYIKANHPHIKVVMGGGFANTELRSLGEERVFEYIDFISLDDGEAPLLCLLEYLDGKRDISQLKRMFTLTNGVVCYYNGAPEKDVAQRDVGTPDYAGLPTRSYLSVIEVANPMHRLWNDGRWNKLTLAHGCYWGKCTFCDISLDYIKNYEPITAEILCDRIEAIIEQTGENGFHFVDEAAPPKLLRDLAIELLRRGITISWWTNIRFEKNFTADLCQLLKASGCIAVSGGLEVASDRLLEMIQKGVTVSQVAKVADNFTQAGIMVHAYLMYGFPTQTAQETIDSLEMVRQLFEIGAIQSGFWHRFCMTAHSPVGLNPEAFGVHKIDPETKKFANNDLRHDDPKGGDHELFGEGLRKSLFNYMHDAGLDFNLQEWFDFKIPRTTVSPLFIEYAILSQEEKKEAPSAKVIWLGNAPVLSFYEKQKKGQSKPMARLIFHNKKEDLEIRLEAAPGKWLAMILERLIPGAGPVLTLQEVKLSYEQEKPGAFEAFTKSSAWRQLRSRGLISV, translated from the coding sequence TTGAGTCAAAAAATCTTACTCATCACGCCTCCCTTCACGCAGCTGAATACGCCCTACCCTGCTACGGCGTACCTGAAAGGCTTTTTGAATACTCAACACATTGAATCCTACCAGGCAGACCTCGGAATTGAAGTCATCCTGGACCTCTTTTCCAGCAAGGGGCTGGAGGAGCTTTTTGAAACCATCGACCTTCAAAAGGTCTCTCTCTCCGATAACGCCCGCCGCATCCTTCACCTGAAAAAATACTACCTGCAGACCATCGACGAGGTCATTGCCTTTTTGCAGGACAAAAACCCGACGCTTGCTCATATCATTTGCGACGGCACCTATTTGCCCGAGGCTTTTCGCTTCCAACAGCTCGATGATATAGAATGGGCCTTTGGCACCATGGGCATCCGCGATAAAGCCCGGCACCTGGCCACCTTATACCTCGAAGATATTTCTGACCTGATCCGAGAGGTCGTCGACCCTCATTTTGGCTTTAGCCGATATGCGGAACAGCTGGGTCTGGCTATGGTTTCTTTTGACGACATGCATACAGCCTTGCAGGAGCCGGACACGCAGGTCAGCCGGATTTTGGTCGAACGGCTTGAGGCAAAAATAACTCAATACCAGCCCGATGTCGTGTGTCTTTCCATTCCCTTTCCGGGAAATTTATTCGGCGGCCTGAAATGCGGCCAATACATCAAAGCCAATCACCCGCATATCAAGGTGGTGATGGGCGGCGGATTTGCCAACACTGAGCTAAGGTCTCTTGGGGAAGAACGGGTTTTTGAATATATCGATTTCATCTCCCTTGACGATGGTGAAGCCCCCCTGTTATGCTTATTGGAATACCTCGATGGAAAGCGGGACATCAGCCAGTTGAAAAGAATGTTTACGCTGACCAATGGTGTCGTTTGTTATTATAACGGTGCCCCGGAAAAAGACGTGGCCCAACGGGACGTCGGCACCCCCGATTATGCTGGTTTGCCTACCCGGTCCTACTTATCGGTTATTGAGGTGGCCAATCCCATGCACCGGTTGTGGAACGATGGCCGATGGAACAAACTCACGCTGGCCCACGGCTGCTACTGGGGCAAATGCACCTTTTGTGACATCTCCCTCGACTACATCAAAAACTACGAACCTATCACCGCTGAAATCCTCTGTGACAGGATTGAAGCCATCATAGAGCAAACAGGAGAAAACGGGTTTCATTTTGTCGATGAAGCTGCCCCCCCAAAACTATTGAGAGACCTGGCCATTGAATTGCTGCGCCGAGGCATTACGATCTCCTGGTGGACCAATATCAGGTTTGAGAAAAATTTTACCGCCGATCTTTGCCAGTTGCTCAAAGCTTCCGGGTGTATTGCCGTATCAGGAGGACTTGAAGTGGCTTCGGACCGTTTGCTCGAAATGATTCAGAAAGGCGTAACGGTAAGCCAGGTGGCCAAAGTGGCTGACAATTTCACCCAGGCAGGCATCATGGTGCATGCTTACCTCATGTATGGATTTCCGACCCAAACGGCTCAGGAAACCATTGACTCCCTGGAGATGGTTCGCCAGTTGTTCGAAATAGGCGCCATACAATCGGGGTTCTGGCACCGGTTTTGCATGACGGCCCATAGTCCTGTCGGGTTAAATCCCGAAGCTTTCGGCGTGCACAAAATTGACCCGGAAACAAAAAAATTCGCCAACAACGACCTGCGGCACGATGACCCTAAAGGCGGGGACCATGAGCTTTTCGGGGAAGGGTTGCGCAAGTCCCTGTTCAATTACATGCATGACGCAGGACTTGATTTTAACCTTCAGGAGTGGTTTGATTTCAAAATACCCCGTACAACGGTGTCTCCTCTTTTTATTGAATATGCCATCCTTTCTCAGGAAGAAAAAAAGGAAGCCCCAAGTGCAAAAGTGATTTGGCTGGGCAATGCTCCCGTCCTGAGTTTTTATGAAAAACAAAAAAAAGGGCAAAGTAAACCCATGGCACGATTGATATTTCACAACAAAAAAGAAGATCTCGAAATTCGATTGGAGGCAGCACCTGGTAAATGGCTGGCAATGATCCTGGAACGTCTGATCCCGGGAGCCGGCCCTGTATTAACATTGCAGGAAGTGAAATTGAGTTATGAGCAGGAAAAACCAGGAGCGTTCGAGGCCTTTACAAAAAGTAGTGCCTGGAGGCAACTCAGGAGCCGTGGCCTTATAAGTGTTTAA
- a CDS encoding DUF1761 domain-containing protein, with protein MDLSGINFLAVIVATVASYGLGAVWYGPVFGKTWQKEVGLKEDDIKGANMGRILGMTLVLTFIMALGIALFGDLKDWMSGLQSGLLLGVFFAAASMGINYLYQQKSLKLWLIDTGYQVIFMGIIGTILGAWH; from the coding sequence ATGGATTTATCGGGGATAAATTTTTTGGCGGTAATCGTCGCTACAGTAGCGAGTTATGGGCTGGGTGCCGTATGGTATGGGCCCGTTTTTGGAAAAACCTGGCAGAAAGAAGTAGGGCTAAAGGAGGACGATATAAAAGGAGCGAACATGGGCCGGATTTTAGGGATGACGCTGGTGCTTACCTTTATTATGGCTTTGGGAATTGCCCTTTTTGGCGATCTTAAAGACTGGATGTCCGGCTTACAAAGCGGGCTGCTTTTGGGGGTGTTTTTTGCCGCTGCTTCTATGGGCATAAATTACCTGTATCAACAAAAGTCCCTTAAATTGTGGCTCATCGATACAGGTTATCAAGTAATATTCATGGGTATCATCGGGACTATTCTTGGTGCCTGGCACTGA
- a CDS encoding glycerate kinase, which yields MDQKPMANIRIIIACDSFKDGASSLEVCTAIASGVSHVSPNIITKIFPMADGGEGTASVLTYYTSGTMVAVETVDPLERHIWAEYGLSADGQTAFIDMASASGIQLLDPEERNPLNTSTYGTGLMIRDAIKRNVKKIILGIGGSATNDAGVGMAMALGYRFYDESGNSVKGTGSELSKITSYDWDQKLLDKIPEVEVLADVNNPLYGHYGAAFVYGKQKGATGRSIKLLNEGLQSIAGVVSRQTDQAFDQIPGAGAAGGMGFGAKAFLQATLVPGTATVIQASGLEKALHEADYVFTGEGSIDEQTKNGKLVSGICQLATRYNVPVIGLCGSLRASSEDLRQIGLQAAFSIVNEPLDLPTALLKTEFLLKKMSENVTRLIYSAHKRHS from the coding sequence ATGGATCAAAAACCAATGGCAAACATCAGGATCATCATCGCATGTGATTCATTCAAAGACGGAGCTTCTTCCCTGGAAGTATGCACGGCCATCGCTTCTGGTGTTTCGCATGTCAGCCCCAATATCATAACCAAAATATTCCCAATGGCTGACGGAGGGGAAGGGACTGCTTCCGTATTGACGTATTACACTTCGGGCACCATGGTTGCTGTCGAAACGGTAGATCCTTTGGAACGACACATTTGGGCAGAATACGGCCTTTCGGCAGATGGGCAAACCGCATTCATAGATATGGCCTCGGCTTCCGGCATTCAATTACTGGATCCAGAAGAAAGAAATCCGCTGAACACTTCAACCTATGGCACCGGTCTGATGATCAGGGATGCCATAAAGCGGAACGTAAAAAAGATAATACTGGGCATCGGCGGCAGTGCCACCAATGATGCCGGCGTCGGGATGGCCATGGCCCTTGGATATCGTTTTTATGACGAATCCGGTAATTCCGTAAAGGGTACAGGCAGTGAACTCAGTAAAATTACTTCCTACGACTGGGACCAAAAGCTGTTGGACAAAATACCTGAAGTGGAAGTCCTGGCGGATGTCAACAACCCATTGTATGGTCACTACGGAGCGGCTTTTGTTTACGGCAAACAAAAAGGAGCTACGGGTCGTTCCATCAAACTTTTGAATGAAGGATTACAGTCCATTGCCGGGGTCGTCTCCCGACAAACTGACCAGGCTTTTGACCAAATACCGGGGGCAGGAGCAGCCGGAGGAATGGGGTTTGGCGCAAAGGCTTTTCTGCAAGCAACACTTGTGCCGGGCACGGCCACCGTCATTCAGGCCAGTGGCCTTGAGAAAGCACTGCATGAGGCGGACTATGTCTTCACGGGAGAAGGCTCCATTGACGAGCAGACAAAAAATGGTAAATTGGTTTCTGGCATCTGTCAATTGGCGACCAGGTACAACGTTCCTGTCATTGGCCTTTGCGGAAGCCTCAGGGCCTCTTCAGAAGATCTTAGGCAAATCGGATTACAGGCCGCCTTTTCCATTGTCAATGAACCTTTGGATTTACCAACGGCCCTCCTCAAAACAGAATTTCTGCTGAAAAAAATGTCCGAAAATGTAACGAGGCTGATTTATTCAGCACATAAAAGGCATTCCTGA
- a CDS encoding response regulator transcription factor — translation MILNAIIVEDEKISQEILRNYLGKYCPKVNVTAIASNISEALAAIEENECDLLFLDVEMPYGNAFDLLDQIETPGFQTVFVTAYQQYAIDALNAHAAYYLLKPISIDELIKAVHYVEEIMMKELALQEQVATPKIKSLEGKITIGTQDGFEILETQQILFCKADDNYTEICLPNEIKIASKTLKHFEDALAGYGFARIHKSYLVNVSHIQKYKKGKGGSVILSNGTEILVAPARKKELLDYFKI, via the coding sequence ATGATACTCAACGCCATCATCGTAGAAGACGAAAAAATCAGCCAGGAAATTCTCCGGAATTACCTCGGAAAATACTGCCCCAAAGTCAACGTCACGGCTATTGCTTCCAACATATCCGAAGCCTTGGCTGCTATTGAGGAAAACGAATGCGATCTCCTTTTCCTCGATGTCGAAATGCCCTATGGTAATGCTTTTGACCTTCTGGACCAAATAGAAACTCCCGGTTTCCAAACGGTTTTCGTCACCGCCTATCAGCAATACGCCATCGATGCCCTGAATGCCCATGCTGCTTATTATCTTTTAAAACCTATCTCTATCGATGAACTCATCAAGGCGGTGCATTATGTAGAAGAAATCATGATGAAAGAACTTGCTTTACAGGAACAGGTGGCTACGCCCAAAATAAAAAGCCTCGAAGGTAAAATAACCATCGGCACCCAGGACGGCTTCGAAATCCTGGAAACACAACAAATTCTTTTCTGTAAAGCCGATGACAATTACACCGAAATCTGCCTCCCAAATGAAATAAAAATCGCCAGTAAAACACTCAAACATTTTGAAGATGCTCTGGCCGGGTACGGCTTTGCCCGAATCCACAAATCCTACCTCGTCAATGTCAGTCACATTCAAAAATATAAAAAAGGAAAAGGCGGCAGCGTCATCCTTTCCAACGGCACCGAAATACTGGTGGCTCCGGCGAGGAAAAAAGAACTGCTGGATTATTTTAAAATTTGA
- a CDS encoding glycosyltransferase family 2 protein, whose amino-acid sequence MQSLTVIIPTYNEAHHIGSLLESVQWANEIIVVDSFSTDETVAIARSKGATVLEHVYEGPAKQKNWVIPQARNEWILLLDADERLTPELTAEIQSWLSRDEINMDAFWIGRQNYFLGKKIRYSGWQGDKVVRFFRNSCRYDDKQVHEEIITKGIRVGYLRHKMDHFTYKDVDHFLDKMRRYADWSADDHAAKTPKVTFFHLYLKPAFRFFKHYVLQKGFLDGKEGLIVSAIMAWGVFLRYVKMIEKRKG is encoded by the coding sequence ATGCAATCCTTAACCGTCATTATTCCAACCTACAACGAAGCTCATCACATCGGTTCTTTACTGGAAAGTGTTCAGTGGGCCAATGAGATCATCGTGGTGGATTCATTCAGCACGGATGAAACGGTGGCCATTGCCCGTTCAAAAGGAGCTACGGTTTTGGAACATGTTTACGAAGGCCCCGCTAAACAAAAAAACTGGGTCATCCCGCAAGCCCGGAATGAATGGATTCTACTGCTCGATGCCGATGAAAGGCTGACCCCTGAACTTACCGCTGAAATTCAATCATGGCTGTCCCGAGATGAGATCAATATGGATGCTTTCTGGATCGGCAGGCAAAATTATTTCCTGGGTAAAAAGATCCGTTACAGTGGCTGGCAGGGCGACAAAGTAGTGCGTTTTTTTCGAAACAGTTGCCGTTATGATGATAAGCAGGTACACGAAGAAATTATCACCAAGGGCATTAGGGTGGGCTATCTCCGGCATAAAATGGATCATTTTACCTATAAAGATGTAGATCATTTTTTGGATAAAATGCGCCGCTATGCCGATTGGTCTGCCGATGATCATGCTGCTAAAACGCCCAAAGTGACTTTTTTTCATTTGTACCTAAAACCGGCGTTTCGTTTTTTTAAACACTACGTTTTGCAAAAAGGCTTCCTCGACGGGAAAGAAGGGTTGATCGTGAGCGCGATCATGGCTTGGGGGGTGTTTTTGCGCTATGTCAAAATGATCGAAAAACGGAAGGGATGA
- the cysQ gene encoding 3'(2'),5'-bisphosphate nucleotidase CysQ, whose product MYDRLNELIPSILKIANEAGARIMEIYNDEADFQVEMKLDDSPVTRADKASNEIICRELEALEVKWPIVSEENKTVSYEERINYEYYWLVDPLDGTKEFIKRNGDFTVQIALIHKKEAILGVVGAPALGEMYWALKGHGAFMEKEKQVHRLQVKSDFDLSDTGLNVVCSRSHITKPTQDYIDQLKDPNLIPVGSALKFLIMAKGEAQLYPRMGPTMEWDIAPAQIVLEEAGGSVIDEVTRCPMRYNKENLLNHYFIAYAKKE is encoded by the coding sequence ATGTACGATCGACTCAATGAGCTCATTCCTTCCATTCTTAAGATTGCGAACGAAGCGGGAGCGCGGATCATGGAAATTTATAACGATGAAGCTGATTTCCAGGTGGAAATGAAGCTGGATGATTCTCCAGTGACCAGGGCGGACAAAGCATCCAATGAGATCATTTGCCGGGAGCTGGAGGCCCTGGAAGTCAAATGGCCCATCGTTTCCGAAGAGAACAAAACGGTTTCTTATGAGGAACGTATAAACTATGAATATTACTGGCTGGTGGATCCCTTGGACGGCACCAAAGAGTTTATCAAAAGAAATGGCGATTTTACCGTTCAGATTGCCTTGATTCATAAAAAGGAAGCCATCCTCGGGGTAGTCGGGGCGCCGGCATTGGGAGAGATGTATTGGGCGCTTAAAGGCCATGGAGCTTTTATGGAAAAAGAAAAACAGGTTCACCGGTTACAGGTGAAGTCAGATTTCGACTTGTCGGATACCGGCCTCAATGTGGTGTGCAGCCGTTCCCATATCACCAAACCCACCCAGGATTATATCGACCAGTTGAAAGACCCTAACCTGATTCCTGTTGGAAGTGCCCTGAAATTTTTGATAATGGCCAAAGGCGAGGCACAACTTTACCCGCGAATGGGGCCGACGATGGAATGGGATATTGCTCCCGCTCAGATCGTTCTGGAAGAAGCGGGGGGGAGTGTCATTGATGAGGTGACCAGGTGCCCCATGCGTTATAATAAAGAAAATTTGTTGAACCATTATTTTATTGCCTACGCAAAGAAGGAATAA
- the galE gene encoding UDP-glucose 4-epimerase GalE produces MAKILVTGGCGYIGSHTIVDLINNGFEVISVDNLSNATEDALTGIQKITGVSVQNYRTNLVDLQATRQIFTDHPDITGIIHFAALKLVGESVEQPLKYFNNNLNSLLSILSCMEEFKVSNLIFSSSCSVYGNASELPVTEDTPLQEAESPYARTKQMGEQIIRDYLVSQPDQRSILLRYFNPAGAHDSILLGESPAVAPSNLVPVITETAIGKREKVVIFGDDYDTRDGSCIRDYIHIMDLANAHTKALQYLLENRNTDHCEIFNLGIGQGVSVLEAVNAFLNITGQPLNYEIGSRRAGDVMAIYADNTKASALLHWQPTRDINDIMRTAWEWEKRKGKG; encoded by the coding sequence ATGGCAAAAATACTGGTTACCGGAGGATGCGGATACATTGGTAGTCACACAATCGTCGACCTGATCAACAACGGTTTCGAGGTGATTTCTGTGGACAATTTATCAAACGCCACGGAAGATGCTTTGACTGGAATCCAAAAAATAACAGGAGTAAGCGTTCAAAATTATCGTACCAACCTGGTAGATCTGCAAGCGACCCGGCAAATTTTCACAGATCACCCTGACATTACTGGGATCATCCATTTTGCCGCCCTGAAACTGGTAGGCGAATCGGTGGAACAACCTTTAAAATATTTTAATAACAATTTAAACAGCCTGCTCAGTATCCTCAGTTGTATGGAAGAATTTAAGGTGTCCAACCTGATTTTTTCTTCTTCCTGTTCGGTTTATGGCAATGCCTCGGAGCTTCCTGTGACAGAAGATACACCGCTCCAGGAAGCAGAAAGTCCTTACGCACGGACCAAACAGATGGGCGAGCAAATCATCCGTGATTACCTGGTCAGCCAACCCGATCAGCGGTCTATTTTGTTGCGTTATTTCAATCCTGCAGGGGCACATGACAGCATTCTCCTTGGAGAATCACCGGCAGTGGCGCCATCCAACCTCGTCCCTGTCATTACAGAGACGGCCATCGGCAAACGTGAAAAAGTGGTCATATTTGGAGATGATTACGATACCCGCGACGGAAGCTGTATCCGGGATTACATCCACATCATGGATCTGGCCAATGCTCACACCAAAGCCTTGCAATACCTCCTGGAAAACAGGAATACGGATCATTGCGAAATTTTCAACCTTGGCATCGGTCAGGGTGTTTCTGTGCTGGAAGCGGTGAATGCTTTTTTAAATATCACAGGGCAACCGTTGAATTACGAGATCGGCTCCCGGCGGGCTGGTGACGTAATGGCCATCTATGCCGATAACACGAAAGCTTCTGCCTTACTGCATTGGCAACCTACCCGGGATATCAATGACATCATGCGTACCGCCTGGGAATGGGAGAAGAGAAAGGGAAAAGGCTAA
- a CDS encoding outer membrane lipoprotein-sorting protein, protein MFKKLLFLLVLTSTTFFMNAQTVDGIIENYFENSGGLQKWKDLKSQKMEGKVLVQGMELPGTISAAYPNKQRMDFSVQGMTIVQAYDGTTAWGINPFQSGPEPQKMPEEMAEEMDQEFPNIYLHYKDNGHTLELEGKEEIEGTECYKIKVTKKDGKTEYHFFDTEYYIPVMVRTIASSGPAAGQASETFLSEYEEVDGLMMPFSIETKMNGQSVMKLAISSIEINPELEDSVFAFPGGTEEEAVEEAPAEAMEEMIEEAPQKVEKMEKMEKMEKPKKAKKDKN, encoded by the coding sequence ATGTTCAAAAAATTATTATTCCTACTCGTTTTGACGAGTACCACATTCTTTATGAATGCTCAGACCGTTGACGGAATCATTGAAAACTATTTCGAAAATTCAGGCGGTCTGCAAAAATGGAAAGACCTGAAGTCGCAAAAGATGGAAGGAAAGGTTCTTGTACAAGGCATGGAACTTCCCGGCACCATTTCTGCCGCTTATCCTAACAAGCAGCGCATGGATTTTTCTGTTCAGGGCATGACCATTGTCCAGGCTTATGACGGGACCACTGCATGGGGCATCAATCCTTTCCAGTCAGGTCCTGAGCCACAAAAAATGCCTGAAGAAATGGCAGAAGAAATGGATCAGGAATTTCCCAACATCTACCTCCACTACAAGGATAATGGCCACACGCTGGAACTCGAAGGCAAAGAGGAGATCGAAGGAACGGAATGTTACAAAATTAAAGTGACCAAAAAAGACGGTAAAACTGAGTACCACTTTTTCGACACAGAGTACTATATTCCTGTGATGGTCAGAACAATTGCTTCATCCGGTCCTGCTGCAGGACAAGCTTCCGAAACGTTCCTGAGTGAATATGAGGAAGTGGATGGGTTGATGATGCCTTTTTCCATCGAGACCAAGATGAACGGTCAGAGTGTGATGAAGTTAGCCATTTCCTCCATCGAGATTAATCCTGAACTTGAGGATAGTGTTTTTGCTTTCCCGGGTGGAACTGAAGAAGAAGCCGTGGAAGAAGCGCCGGCTGAAGCGATGGAAGAAATGATAGAAGAAGCGCCACAGAAGGTTGAAAAAATGGAAAAGATGGAGAAAATGGAAAAGCCAAAAAAAGCGAAAAAGGATAAGAATTAA
- a CDS encoding C40 family peptidase has translation MRITTMLFLLVCLTGCGRGGESLNILMDDAKQDFAPDKRVALFDIRGIKKGGKYLLEGTSNLPDAVAALMEKCEDAGLNVENRIHLYPDTTLEGSLFGVVNLSACNIRSHPAHSSELATQATLGTPLKLLTRQNDWYLVQTPDGYLGWLDEGGFTPMNEAEMKAWKNARKVVYLPQFGFAYALPDMTSQVVSDLLAGNILRYIGETEKNLTELSFPDGRKAFVPAGTTKDYAEWLDSRNPVADNILSTADEFIGRPYLWGGTSGKAMDCSGFTKTVFFLNGIILPRDASQQVHIGTDIAVDTSLEGLLPGDLLFFGKKATADQKEKITHVAIYRGNGKIIHATGRVKMESLRPGDEHFAEDRLNTLVCAKRVLNTPGENGVQWIRQSEAY, from the coding sequence ATGAGGATAACAACGATGTTATTTTTGCTGGTTTGTTTAACAGGTTGTGGAAGAGGAGGAGAATCCCTCAACATCCTGATGGATGATGCCAAACAGGATTTCGCCCCGGACAAACGGGTGGCCTTATTTGACATCAGAGGTATCAAAAAAGGCGGGAAATACCTGTTGGAAGGAACTTCAAACCTGCCCGATGCCGTGGCAGCGTTGATGGAAAAGTGCGAAGATGCCGGGCTCAATGTCGAGAATCGTATCCATTTATACCCGGATACCACGCTTGAAGGCAGTCTGTTCGGAGTGGTCAATCTTTCTGCCTGCAACATCCGTTCCCATCCGGCGCATTCCTCTGAGCTGGCCACACAAGCTACACTCGGCACCCCGCTCAAATTACTGACCCGGCAAAATGACTGGTACCTCGTGCAAACGCCCGACGGCTACCTGGGGTGGCTGGATGAAGGCGGTTTTACGCCGATGAACGAAGCAGAAATGAAAGCCTGGAAAAATGCCAGGAAAGTCGTTTATCTCCCGCAATTCGGGTTTGCTTACGCCCTGCCGGACATGACCTCCCAAGTGGTGAGTGACCTGCTCGCCGGCAATATCCTTCGATATATTGGCGAAACGGAAAAGAATCTGACGGAACTGTCTTTTCCTGACGGTCGAAAGGCTTTTGTACCTGCAGGAACGACCAAAGATTATGCCGAGTGGCTCGATTCGAGGAATCCCGTTGCTGACAATATCCTCTCCACTGCCGACGAATTCATCGGCCGACCTTACCTGTGGGGGGGTACTTCGGGAAAGGCTATGGACTGCAGCGGGTTTACCAAAACCGTATTTTTTCTCAACGGTATCATCCTGCCGCGTGATGCTTCTCAGCAGGTTCATATAGGCACTGATATTGCTGTGGATACTTCTCTTGAAGGATTGCTGCCGGGAGATCTCCTGTTTTTTGGAAAAAAAGCCACGGCAGATCAAAAAGAAAAAATCACCCATGTGGCCATTTACCGGGGCAATGGCAAGATCATTCATGCAACGGGCAGGGTAAAGATGGAGAGCCTGCGGCCCGGAGATGAACATTTTGCGGAGGACCGGCTGAATACCCTGGTGTGCGCGAAAAGGGTGCTGAATACTCCGGGTGAAAACGGGGTGCAGTGGATCAGACAGTCAGAAGCTTATTAA
- a CDS encoding HlyC/CorC family transporter: MGSLLAFFLISISFSFLCSVLEAVLLSITPRFIRQMKNRPGNLGEILEEYKKDIDRPLSAILTLNTIAHTAGAMGVGVQAGKLFGTHFLPVGPWEISYESLIAVLMTLAILILSEIIPKTIGANNWEALAPFTVRTLRILMFILSPLVWLSQLITRNLKKEKEKSVFSRRDFAAMAHEVKEDGTLAHNEYTIITNLLGLDKLTVRDIMTPRTVMTIADANATLEGFYKSHKPLPFSRIPVYEDMDDFSGMILKDELLQQLVEGHNDKKLKDISKPLLYVKDSAPLPRFFEELTSNNAHMALVVDEFGSTVGLVTMEDLLETLIGVEITDESDAVEDLRKYAREKWEERARRLGVKE, translated from the coding sequence ATGGGATCATTGTTAGCGTTTTTTTTGATATCAATAAGTTTTTCCTTTTTGTGTTCGGTGCTCGAAGCCGTCCTGCTGAGTATTACGCCCCGATTTATCCGACAGATGAAAAACAGGCCGGGAAATTTGGGTGAAATCCTCGAAGAATATAAAAAGGATATCGATAGGCCTTTGTCCGCCATTCTTACCCTGAACACTATTGCGCACACAGCAGGAGCCATGGGCGTGGGAGTGCAGGCGGGTAAATTATTCGGCACCCACTTTCTGCCTGTCGGACCATGGGAAATATCCTATGAATCCCTCATTGCCGTACTGATGACATTGGCCATATTAATCCTGTCGGAAATCATTCCAAAAACCATAGGAGCCAACAACTGGGAGGCACTTGCGCCTTTCACGGTTCGCACATTGCGTATCCTGATGTTTATTTTGTCTCCCCTGGTCTGGCTGAGCCAGTTGATCACCCGGAATCTCAAAAAGGAAAAGGAAAAAAGCGTTTTTAGCAGGCGTGATTTTGCCGCTATGGCTCATGAAGTCAAAGAAGATGGCACGCTGGCCCATAACGAGTATACCATCATTACGAACCTTTTGGGGCTGGACAAACTCACCGTAAGGGATATTATGACTCCGCGCACCGTGATGACCATTGCGGATGCCAATGCTACATTGGAGGGGTTCTATAAGAGCCACAAGCCGCTTCCTTTTTCCAGGATTCCCGTTTACGAGGATATGGATGATTTTTCAGGCATGATCCTCAAAGATGAGCTCCTGCAGCAATTGGTAGAGGGCCATAATGATAAGAAACTGAAAGATATTTCAAAGCCCTTGCTCTATGTAAAGGATAGCGCGCCCCTCCCCCGTTTTTTCGAAGAACTCACTTCCAACAATGCCCACATGGCCCTGGTGGTAGATGAGTTTGGCAGCACCGTTGGATTGGTGACCATGGAAGACCTTCTGGAAACTCTCATTGGTGTGGAAATTACGGATGAGTCCGATGCCGTAGAGGATCTGAGGAAGTATGCACGCGAAAAATGGGAAGAACGCGCCCGGCGCCTGGGGGTCAAAGAGTGA